The nucleotide sequence AGGTCCGGCCGACGATCTTCTACAGCGTGCCGCGGATCTACGAGAAGGCTTACGCCAAGATCACGGAGAACGCCGAGTCCGGCGGCGCGGCCAAGGCCGCAATCTTCCATTGGAGCATGGGCGTGGGCCGCAAGGTCAGTCGGCTGAAGCAACACGGCAAGCCCGTGCCCGCGCTGCTAGGCGCGCAGTACGCCCTGGCGCGACGCCTGGTGTTCGACAAAATTAAGATGCTCTTCGGCGGACGGATTCGCATGGTGGCCAGCTCGGCCGCGCCGATCTCGCCCGAGATCCTCGAGTTCTTTCACGCCGCGGACATCCTGACCCTCGAGGCCTACGGCGCCACCGAACTCACGGCCGCCATCACCTTCAACCGGGTGGACGACTATCGCTTCGGCACCGTGGGCAAACCCGGCGGCGGGATCAAGATCAAGATCGCCCACGACGGCGAGATCATGGTGCACGGGCCGATGGTCTTCCAAGGCTACTTCAAGGAACCGCAGATGACCGCCGAGGTGCTTGACGACCAGGGCTGGTACGCCACGGGCGGCGTGGGCGAGATCGACGCCGACGGCTTTCTCAAGATCACCGACCGCAAGAAGGACATCATCGTCACCTCCGGCGGCAAGAACGTGGCCCCGCAGAACATCGAGGGTCTGATAAAACAAAGCGTGTACATCAGCCAGGCGATGGTCCACGGCGACCGCCGCAACTACCTGACCTGCCTGCTGACCCTCGACGAGGAGCACGTCAAGTCCTGGGCCGCAAGCGAAGGCCTGCCCATTGACGACTGGGAACTGCTGTGCTCCCACGCCCAACTCGGCGAGCTGATCCAATCCGAGGTCGATCGCGCCAACGCGCAACTGGCCAAGTTCGAAACAATCAAGAAATTCCGAATCATTCCAATCGACTTCAGCGTTGAATCCGGCGAACTGACCCCCACGCTCAAAGTCAAACGCAAAGTCGTCACAGATAAGTACAAACACCTGCTGGACGAGATGTACTTGTAACTCAAGGATTATTATTGACATTCTGACTGCGGGGTGCTATCCAACCTGCGGGTATGTCGCATTGCGGCTCGCAAAATTGCTGGGGCGTGCTCTGTCCTCGGAAATACCC is from Candidatus Alcyoniella australis and encodes:
- a CDS encoding long-chain fatty acid--CoA ligase, with translation MQYRSMGQVFYERVQRLGEREAYRYKQDDQWISVDWTGFGRQVRNLALALLETGLTKGDRVCVLCNTRREWELSDKAITLFGGITVGIYQTLPSSQIEYHVAHSEAKAIVIEDSAQFHKVLEVLERCPTLQTLIVIDPEGCQGTGFHRFYEMLDGSDEREQRLGARLDELAASVEPSDPVTFIYTSGTTGPPKGAIITHYNLMSEGEWLAVENKVTPDDLTLTWLPFAHIFQRATTAAGTWGGAATAFAESIDKLIANLGEVRPTIFYSVPRIYEKAYAKITENAESGGAAKAAIFHWSMGVGRKVSRLKQHGKPVPALLGAQYALARRLVFDKIKMLFGGRIRMVASSAAPISPEILEFFHAADILTLEAYGATELTAAITFNRVDDYRFGTVGKPGGGIKIKIAHDGEIMVHGPMVFQGYFKEPQMTAEVLDDQGWYATGGVGEIDADGFLKITDRKKDIIVTSGGKNVAPQNIEGLIKQSVYISQAMVHGDRRNYLTCLLTLDEEHVKSWAASEGLPIDDWELLCSHAQLGELIQSEVDRANAQLAKFETIKKFRIIPIDFSVESGELTPTLKVKRKVVTDKYKHLLDEMYL